The Armatimonadia bacterium genome contains the following window.
GATCTGGTGGAGGTTGGAGATACAGGCGGCCTGTCGCCCCTTGGCCCGTGCGTTGGAGTATACGGGCATGAGGATAGAGGCCAGGATGGAGATGATGGCAATAACCACCAGCAACTCGATCAGCGTGAAGCCCTGGCTGCGTCTTGGGTCCATCTGAGTCCCGCCTTTCACCCTCCTGGACCGCCCGAGGCCTTAGCCCTGCATCGCCTGAGGTATCCTTCACTAACCATAACGCTTACCCCCCACTTTGGTTCACTCACCAAGGCTCCCCTGGACTCGGAATCACCAGGAGGTGTCAGTATGGACGAGAGGGAATAGGGGCAAGTTCCAGCAGCCCGAACCTCTGGGTGATCCATGAGCGCAGACTGCCTTCTTGCCATCGATCAGGGCACTACCTCCAGCCGGGCGGTGATCGTCGGGCCTTCGGGCACCATCATCGCCGACCACCGCTGTGAGTTCCCGCAGCACTACCCCCGACCGGGCTGGGTGGAGCACGATCTGGAGGACCTCTGGGACAGCGTGGTTTCCTCCGTTACGGGCGCGATCGCCAAGCTCCCCGGAGGCTGGAACCGCATCGCCGCCCTGGGTGTCACCAATCAGCGCGAGACCATCGGAGTCTGGGAGCGACGAAGCAGCCGCCCCGTCTCAAGGGCCATCGTCTGGCAGTGTCGCCGCACGGCTGAGATGTGCGATATACTTCGCCGTGACCATGCCGAGGCCCTGCACCGCCTCACCGGTCTGACGGTCGATCCCTACTTCTCGGGTCCCAAGCTGCGCTGGCTGCTGGACAATACCCCCGGGCTGCGCGGGAGAATCGGCGAACTCGCCGCCGGCACCATCGACACCTGGGTCGTGTGGAAGCTTACCGGCGGGGCACAGCACCTCACCGACCCGACCAACGCGTGCCGGACGATGCTGTACGACCTCGATCAGCGCGCCTGGTCGCCGGAGCTGCTGGACCTGATGGACCTTCCCCGGGAGATTCTGCCGCAGGTGGTGGCCTCCGGTGGGCGCTTTGGCGAAACCGCCCCGTGCGAGGGGATTCCGGGCGGGATCCCGATCTGTGCGGTGATGGGCGACCAGCAGTCAGCCCTGTTCGGTCAGGGGGGCGTGGAGGCCGGGCAAGCCAAGAACACCTACGGGACGGGATGTTTCCTGCTTGCCAACACAGGGCGAAGTCGCGTAGACTCCCGGGCTGGTCTTCTCTCTACCCTCGCCTGCGATGCCACAGGGAGCCCGTGCTACGCTCTGGAGGGTAGTGTTTTCGTCGCAGGGGCGGCCGTGCAATGGCTCCGCGACGAGTTGGGCGTGATATCCTCGTCCGCCGAAGTGGAGACGCTGGCGGCGTCGGTCCCCGATACAGCGGGCGTGTCCTTCGTTCCGGCCTTTGTTGGTCTAGGTGCCCCGTACTGGGATGCCGGTGCTCGTGGCGCGCTTCTGGGCCTCACTCGCGGAGCTGGACGGGCTCACCTTGCCCGCGCCGCCCTGGAGGCCATTGCGCACCAGAGCGTTGACGTGCTGGAGGCCATGGCGACAGACGGCGCCGAGGTGGTCCAGTTGAGGGTCGACGGCGGGGCAAGTCGCAACAACCTGCTTATGCAGATCCAGGCCGATCTCGCCGGCCTGACGGTCCTGCGCCCCCAGGAGGTTGAGATGACCGCTCTGGGAGCCGCCTACCTGGCAGGGATCAGTGCCGGGCTCTGGACAGACCCCTGGAGCGCCTCGGAGGGCCTGGATCGCTTCGAGCCGCGGCTGACTGAAGCCGAACGTGTCGAGCGCCGGTCTCGCTGGCGTGATGCCGTTGCGCGGGTCCGGAGCAACCAGAGGTGAGAAGCTCTCTCGATCTGCAGGTCGATCGTGCTAGAGGTGCTGGAAGGCGAGAAGGAGAATTCCCGCTCACGAGGAAATGCACCGGCACACCCGGCACGGAAGCGTCGGTGAAGAGCCCCGGGCGTGTGGTCCGCGGGGCTGTTTACGGGAGTACGGGGACAAGGGCGGCCCGCGGCCGCGGAGCCAGGATCGGCGCCGCCAATCTTGACGCCTGCCTAGGGTAATGTTACGATTACCTCTTGCCCCTGAGATCCCCCCAGATACCCCTCTGTGGGCAGTGGAGTCGATTGCACCATGATGGACGTAAAGAAGCTTGCGGAGCTCGCTCGTACAGACGAAGGTCCGGTCAAGATCCAGCGGCAGATGAGCTTGCCCTGGAAGGATGCCTTCCGTATCAGCATCAAGAACGTGACCCTCCGCCTGGGTCGAGCGGCGATCACCGCCTCTGGTGTGGTGCTGGGTATTGCGTTCCTGATGTCGATCTGGACCTCTCGCGTGTGCACCGACGGCATCGAGAGGTACGAAGCCCAGAGCGCTCGCGCTGTCAACCTCGAGAGCGGCCCAGGTGGCGAGGCTGCCAAGGCCGAGAAAGTGCAGCGCACTGCGCGCCAGAACTGGCTCGTGGTCATGTCCCTGCTGGTGTGCATGGTAGGGATCACAAACTCCATGCTCATGTCGGTAACGGAGCGGTTCCGTGAGATCGGAACCATGAAGTGCCTCGGCGCGCTAGACGCTTTCATCGTTCGGTTATTCCTCATAGAAACGGCCCTGATGGGATTTCTTGGATCTCTAGTCGGGGGCCTCCTAGGCCTCCTGGTGATGCTGATCGTCTTCACCATCAAGGACCACTCCGTGGCGGCGAAGATGGACTGGGGTCAGCTGGCGATCTACCTGGCTGTGTCGCTGAGTATCGGCATTGTCGTCTCCCTGTGTGCCGCGGTAATCCCGGCCATGGGTGCAGCGAAGATGCCTGCAGCAGCGGCGCTGCAAAGCGAAGTCTAGGCAGCAAGTGCATACTGCCGCGGACGACGGAGCCCGTATCCGCGGTTGGGTGATCTAGGCAGGCATAGGCCTGCTATCCGTTGGCCATTCTCCTACGCGAGGTTCCCATGGCGGGGCCGTCGCGGGCAATGCCCGGATCGCGTGGGGGTAGCAGGAGGCTGTCTCATGGCGCTCATCAAGTGCCCGAACCCGAACTGCGATTATGAGGTAGAAACCACCGGCCTCGTAACGGTCTGCCCCAAGTGCAAGACCGACCTTCGGGGCGTGATGCAAGAGCTCTCGAAGATCGGCGAGGGTAAGTTCAAGGCCGCAGACCTGGTGCATGACGATTCGGTCACAACCCACGAGTACATCGTCCGCACCAAGGGTCTGACCAAGGAGTACCGCATGGGCGACAACATCGTCCGTGCCCTCCGTGGGGTCGACCTGGACATTCGCCGCGGCGAGTACCTCTCCATCATGGGCCCGTCCGGTTCGGGCAAGTCGACCCTGTTCAACATGGTTGGCGGCCTCGATAAGCCCACCAGCGGGACTTGCTTCATCGAAGAGGTCGACATGGCCCAGCTCGACGCTTTTGAGCTGGCCTGGCTGCGCTGCCGCAAGATCGGCTACATCTTCCAGACCTTCAACCTCATCCCGGTCATGACCGCCCTCGAGAACGTGACCCTGCCCATGATCTTTGCCGGAATGAACTCCGACGAGATGATGGAACGCGGCCGCACGCTCCTCGAACTGGTCGGCCTCGGTGAGCGCCTGCACCACAAGCCCTCTGAGTGCTCCGGCGGACAGCAGCAGCGTATCGCTGTCGCCCGCGCCCTGGCGAACAGCCCGGCCATCATCCTGGCTGACGAGCCCACCGGCAACCTCGACCTCCAGACCGGTAAGGAGATCATCGAGCTGCTCAAGGAGCTCAACGTCGAAAGCGGCGTCACCATCATCTCTGCCACCCACGACCTCAAGATGATTGACGTATCCGACCGTGTCGTCCACATCCGTGACGGCGGTGTCGAGCGCATCGACAAGCGCGAGGACATCGAACTCGCAGTCGGTGTTATGGGCGGGCAGCAGGGGCACTAGCCGTACCCGCGCCACCGCGGTCGGCGGCCCAAGTGCTGCTGTCGCGACCCGTGGTGGGTCGGCTCGTTGGGGGATGAGGTGGGGCAGCCGAGTCGAGACCTGAGAGCCAAACCCAAATCTAGATCCACAAACCTGGGCCCCCGGCAATCGGCGCAGAGACCATGTCCGCGCCGTGGAGGGTGAGGCGTGCACCATCGCCCCTCTTCGCTGCTGAGGTGCCCAAGGCGGTGAGCCTGTCTTGAAGCGCGCAACAACAGGACGATTCCGGGGTCTGCTTACCTTCGCGGCGATCCTGGTCCTGACCGCAGGGTCTGCGGTCGCCCCGGCCCAACGCCAAAGCAGTGAAGAAGAAGAAATCGTCCTGAAGTCGGACACCGACTACCAGAAGGTATCGACGCTGGTTGATCCAGCCGAGATGCAGGCCACCATCCAAGAGATGGCTGGCCTCGGATCCCGTGTCACGGGCTATGACGGCTGCGATCAGGCCGCCAAGCTCGTCGAGACCCGCTTCCGCGAGCTCGGTCTTCAGGACGTCGAAGTCGAGGAGTTCCCGGTCGTCGTCCCTGTCGTCAAGCCCGATGCCCAGGGACGTGCGGCCTCTCTCTCCGTCAAGGGCGCCGATAGCTTCGGGATCATCCCCCTGTGGCCCAACATGGTCCGCACCCCGAAGACCCCGACCGAAGGCGTTAACGGACGCCTGGTCTACGGCGGAACCGGCAACCTGCGCTTCTTCAATGGCAAGGATATCTCCGAGTCGATCGTCATGGTCGACTTCAACTGCGGCGCCGACTGGTTCAACGCTCCCCTGCTGGGCGCCAAGGCGGTTCTGTTCATCGAGCCCGATGAGACGATCCGTGGCGAAGCCGAGCAGAAGTTCCTCTCCATCCCGACGAACATCCCGCGCTACTGGGTACCGAAAGACGTCGCCGACTACCTCATGGGGCTCCTGCGCAGCGAGGACCGCGTCGACATCACCCTCAAGTGCAACATGGCTTGGGAGCAGCGCACGGGCAAGAACATCGTCGCACACATCAAGGGCACCGACCCGCGGCTCAGCAAGCAACAGGTCGTCGTCCAGGCCTACTATGACTCGATCTCCGTCGCTCCGACCGTCGCTCCTGGCGGCGAGAACGCCTGCAGCATCGCCGCCCTCTACCAGATCATAAAGGCCGTGCAGGCCAACCCACCCAAGCGCAGCATCACCTTCCTGGCCACTGCCGGGCACTTCGAGGCCCTGAGCGGCGCCAAGTACTTCATCCGCGAGCGAATCCGCGGTGGACGCAGCGAACGTCGCGTCCGCCAACTGTTCTCGCTGGTCAACAAGGGCCGGCGTGAGATCGAGGACGCCGCCGACCGCGTTTGGGAGGAAGACAAGTCCACAAAGATCGAGAAGACCGAGGAAGAGATCGTCGCCGAGCGCATGCGCGCTCTCGGACGCATCCAAAAGTCCATCCACTTCGCCCAGAAGAACATGGGCAAGATGGGCAAGGTCATCCGCAAAGCACTCAAGGAAGATCCGAACCGCGGCAAGCTCGACGAGTGGCAGCTCAACGACGCAGAGAAGAAGGAGCGCCTCCGACTCATCGACGAGTTCCAGAAGGCCGGACCCGGGATGACCAAGGCGCTCGAGGACGCTATCGGCGTGGTCCGCGAGGCTCGAAAGGTTCCCGAGACAGCCTCCCTTGAAGACAGGAAGGCGCAGCTCGAGAAGGTAAAGGCCTCCATCGACGCCTCTACCGACGCCCTCGACTTCTCCCAGGAGGACATCTCCCTCTGGTTCTCCGTTGACTTGTCGAGCCACAACAATGCCTACGGCATCTTCTACAAGGGCTACTTCTACAACTACAGCGAGAACATCCAGTGGAAGTTCTCCGACATCGGTAAGAAGGCTCGCGAGTACGGCGACCTGATCGGCCAGGCCCTCGGTGTCGACGCTACGACACGCTTCGCCGACGGCATCAACGCGATCCAGGGCAAGACCTGGCAGACCTACATGGCCGGCAAGCTTGCACTGGACAGCGAAGTCGCCACCCTCGCCGGCATCCCCGGTCTGGGCTTCGCGACGATCAACGACTCGCGGCCCCTCGTCGACACGCCACTGGACACCCCACAGAAGGTTGACGTCGACAACCTGGCAGCGCAGACCACCTTCCTGAGCTGCATGCTGTGTGACCTGATCAATATCTCCGACCCGGCCAACAAGGACCTCTACGACCTGCAGCTGGACGACAACTTCGTCGAGGTCAAGGGGCGCCTAGTTGAGTTCAACCCGGAGATGACCACCTTCCCGGACGAGCCGATGACCGCCGCCATGGGCGCCATCGCCGTCGCCCGCACTGGCACGAAAACCTCCATGGGTGTGCGCTCCGAGCTCTTTGCCGTGCCGAGCAACCTGCCTCCGTACGCTGAGATCAAGGAGAACGGCCAGGTCACCCAGTTCAGGGTCCCCGACCAGACCAAGGACCCGAAGGGCTACAATGCCTTCCGACGTGAGCACCGCCGCGCCTTCGAAGAGTGGAAGGACAAGGGCGGCAAGATCCACATGCTGGGCTTGCCGAACAGTCGTGCCAGGGGCGGTGTGACCCCGGTCGAGGGCTACATGCTCGACCCGGAGGACGGGCGCGTCTCGATGGCCCCGGACAAGGGGGTCAACGGTGAGACGGCATACCCGACCGCTCTCACCATGGACCAGGAGATCAAGCCTGTCACCAGCGTCATGTTCAAGTGCAAGGCCATGACCATCTTCGACATGGTCGACCAGCGCTTCTTCGAGCTTCTGCGCGAGATAAATGTCTACGACGCGGCCAATGACGCCTCCCCTTACGAGTACGGTTTCTGCCTGCCGCTTCCGCCGCAGCAGTTCGTGTCGGCCTATGAGCCGGTCGCCGTCGTCTTTGCGCAGAGCGGTACCAAGGTCAAGGTGACCATGGGCGCCAGCGTTCTGGGTCTGCGCATGGTCCTTGTGAACCCGACGCCTTTGAAGCCGGAGGGCGAAGGCTACCTGATCGACGATAACGCTTCCATGTATGCGACGCCGTACCGCGTCGCCGCCGACATGTGGAAGCTCGACGAAGACCGCATGTCGAAACTGCGCAAGCACGGCATCGAGAACAGCCGCGTCGACGCAGCCCACGAGCAGGCGCATGATGACCTGATCGCGGCCGAAGACCTGATGCAGCGACGGCTCTACGACAAGTTCTTCACCGCCGCCCGGTCGGCGTGGAGCTTCGAGTCGCGAGCCTATCCTGACGTCCGCAGTACCTCTGACGACGTCATCAAGGGCATTCTGTTCTACCTGGCACTTCTGCTGCCCTTCGCCTTCTTCGCCGAGCGCCTGCTGATCGCCGCACCGGATGTACGCTGGCAGATCATCGGCTTCTTCGGCGTGTTCATGTTCGTCTTCTTCCTGATTGCGCTGGTCCATCCGGCCTTCGCCATCACCTTCACACCGGCCATCATCCTGTTGGCCTTCGTCATCCTCGCGCTCACGATGGTCGTTATCGCGATCATCGTCCAGAAGTTCGAGCAGCAGATGAAGGAGGTCCGCTACGAGCAGACTGGTATCAGGACGGCAGACGTTGGCCGTCTGAGCGCTTCGGGTGCCGCCTTCAACCTCGGCATCGCCAACATGCGCCGCCGCAAGGTGCGTACGCTGCTGACCTGTCTGACCCTGGTCCTGCTAACCTTCACGGTCCTTTCGTGCACCTCCGTTGTTGAAGGCGTGCGCACGAATCGAATCCGGCTCCCGAAGACCGCGACCTACAACGGGATCGAGATCCGCGACAAGACTTGGAACGCCATTGGTGAGCCGACCTACCGCGTCATGACCAACGAGTTCGGCGACAGGTTCCCGGTCGCCCCGCGGGCCTGGTACTTCTCCAGCAAGGTCGGCGACCAGTCCTTCGTCAACGTTAGCCGCGGCATCGACACCTATGCTGCCACCGCCATGGTCGGCCTTACCGCCCAGGAGGCGGACATCACCAAGCCGCAGGCTCATCTGATGGCCGGCCGGTGGTTCCGGCCCGACGACAGCCTCGTGTGCATCATCCCCGATGGGATGGCGAAGAAGCTGAACATCGCCAACGATCAGGTTGGTACGGCGACGGTCTCGGTCTTCGGCACCGACCTGCGCATCATTGGCATCGTTCGGTCGAACCGGTTCAAGAACCGCGCCAACGACCTCGACGGCGAGAACCTGACGCCCGTTGACTATCTACTCATGCAGGAACAGGCCGCCCAGCAGCAGTCACAGCAGCGGTCCGACCGCATGAGTGAGGACGAGCTGCGTGAGTACATCCACCTTGCGCCGGATAGCGTCCTGTTTGTGCCCTACCAGTTCGTTATCAACGCCGGCGGCAATCTCCGCTCGGTGGCCATCGGGATCCCGCAGGCGGATGAGGTGCGGAAGGCCCTCGACAACCTCATGCAGCGCATTGAGCTGAACCTGTACGCCGGCATGAATGGCGAGACCTACCTGTGCAGCGCCGTGAGCGCGACGAGCTTCAAGGGAGCCTCCGACCTGGTAATCCCGATCCTCATCGCAGCGGCCATCGTTCTGAACACGATGCTGGGATCGGTGTACGAGCGCACCAAGGAGATCTACATCTACAGCTCCCTTGGCCTTGCGCCGACCCATATCGCGGCCCTGTTCATCGCTGAGGCCTGCGTGTACGCCATCCTCGGCGCCATCGCCGGTTACCTCGTGGGACAGGCCATGGCCAAGCTGCTAATGACCTTCGGGTGGCTGGCCGGTCTGAACCTGAACTACTCGTCCCTGTCGGCAGTTGGATCGACCTCGATCATCATGCTTACGGTGCTGCTGTCGGTCATCTACCCGGCCAAACGTGCCTCCGAGATCGCCATGCCGGGTATCGAGCGCCGCTGGACGTTGCCGGAGCCTCAAAACGACCAGATCGCCATGCCCCTTCCCTTCACGGTGACCGGGGACCAGGCAGTGGGTGTGAACATGTTCCTGCGCGAGTACCTGGCGGCCCATGCCGACTACTCGCTAGGGCACTTCTCCACGGCCGACATCGAGCTCGGGACCATACAGGCCGAGCTGGGCGAGGGGTACCAGTTGTCGCTCATGGTCTGGCTGGCTCCCTACGACCTGGGTGTCTCGGAACGCTTGCTCCTCCAGACCGTTCCGACGGAGGACGAGGAAGTCTACCAGATCCAGGCCGTTATTGTGCGCGAGAGCGGTGACGAGTCCTCCTGGATCCGCGTCACCCGCAACTTCATCAACATGCTCCGCAAGCAGTACCTGCTATGGCGCACCTTCCCGGCCGGCCTCAAGGGCGAGTACGGCCAGCGCGGTGCCAAGCTCATGGCGGGCGAGCTCGAAGAGGAAGAAGGCTAGGCTACGCAACCTGAGTGGGGCTCGCCGTGCGGTATGACAAGGCACGGCGGGCTTTGTGAGGCCGAGAAGTAGGCCGTTCCGTGTTGCGCAGACCGCATCAGCGAATTCATATCTAAGCAACTGTGTCCTTGTGCCGGAGGTGCCACGTGCTACGCCGAGACCCCGAACTTGAACTGTATCGAGGGTTGATGGACCAGCCCACGAGCTTCGAAGAAGGCTTCGATATGAAAGCCATCATCGGAGCGCTCTTCGTGGGATTCGTGATGATGCCGGGCTCGATCTACCTCGGGCTGGTTGCCGGTCAATCCCTCGGACCCGCCGCAGAGTGGACTACGATCATTCTGTTCACGGAAGTGGCTCGGCGCTCCTTCGTCACCCTCAAGCGCCAGGAGATCTACATCCTGTTCTCCATCGCCGGCGCACTGACCAGCATGCAGGGCGGCGTGGCACTCGCCGGAGGCGCCTTCGCCGGCAAGATCTGGGACCAGTACTTCATCAGATCCCCGGCAGCCAAGGGCATGGGCATCTCGAACGAGATCCCCACCTGGGTCGTCCCGAACGCGAACTCACCGGCAATCCTGAACCGAACCTTCTTCCACCGAGACTGGCTGATCCCGGGGATCCTGCTATTCCTGGGCACGATCCTTGGCCGTCTCAACAGTTTCGGTATGGGCTATCTGCTGTTCCGTCTGACCTCAGACTACCAGCGGCTGCCCTTCCCATGGGCCGCGGTTTCCGCCCAGGGCGCGACTGCACTGGCTGAGGCTTCGAGCAAGGAAGAGACCTGGCGCTGGCGGACCTTCTCCATCGGCGCGATGATTGGTCTCGTGTTCGGTGCCTTCTATGTCGGTATTCCCACGGTCACCGGCTGCATCATGAGCAAGCCGCTCCAGCTCCTGCCGATCCCGTGGGTCGACCTCACCCGCAGCACCGAGACACTGCTGCCGGCGGTGCCCACAGGCTTTGTGACTACGCTGGGCTCCATCGGTAACGGCTTCGTTGCTCCTTTCTGGTCGGTCATGGGGGCCTTCGCCTCCGCCGTGCTCACCCTCCTGTTTAACCCCTACATGCACAAGATCGGGGTGCTCACCACCTGGAAGGCGGGCATGGGGACGATCGAGACCAGTTTCGCGAATGACATCGACTTTTACTTCTCCTTCCGCATCGGCGTCGGCTTCGCGGTCTTCGCGATCAGCATCTACAACATCCTTGTGCGCATCAAGGCGAATAGGGATGCGAAGGAGCAGGGCGAGAAGGAGATCGGGAGTTGGGTGCCGCCGGCCGGTCGCGGCGACGGCATGAACTGGGTATGGTGGTGCGTCGGTCTGTTTGTGGCCTCAACGGCAGGCTACGTGTACCTGTGCCACTTGCTGGTCCCGCGGTTCCCACTGTGGATCGTCATGTTCTTCGGGTTCATCTTTACGCCGATCAACTCTCTGATTGACGCGACGATGATCGGTATGGTTGGTCAGTGGGTCGGTATCCCGATGGTGCGTGAGGCCACCTTCATTCTGAGCGGGTACAAGGGCGTAGACATCTGGTTCGCCCCGATCCCGATCAGCGACTTCGGCGGCGGCGCGCAGAACTTCCGTGTCATCGAACTCACAGGCACCAAGATCACGAGTACCATCAAGGCCGAGATCACGGTGTGGCCAATCACCCTGTTCTGCAGCCTCCTGTTCTGGCAGTTCATCTGGCGGCTGGCTCCGATCCCGTCCGTGTACTATCCGTACGCCCAGAAGATGTGGCACCTGCAGGCGCTGCAGAGGGGTCTCATGCTGACCTCCACCGTCAACCGCGAGCGGAGCCTCTTCTTCCGGGCCTGGAAGCCCTGGTTGGCCGCAGCGGGCTTCGGTTTCGGGACGGTGACCTACACCATCCTGAATGTGGCGCGACTGCCGGTCATGTTCGTGTTCGGTATCGTGAGAGGCTTGGGAACCTTGCCTCACTTCGTCGTTCCCGAGTTCGTCGGGGCACTGATAAGCCAGTACTACTTCGTGCCTCGCTACGGGGCACGGCGGTGGAAGCAGTACGCCACGGTTCTGATGGCCGGCTTCTCCTGCGGCATGGGCCTCATCGGAATGGGCACGGTTGCCCTGGCCATGATCAGCAAGTCAGTGTCGCAGATGCCGTACTAGTAGCATCATCGGCGTCCACCGAGGGGCGTGGATGCGGTTGCCAAAGGTTACCCTGGGAGGGGCGAGCGCTGAAGCTCGCCCCTCTTTGTCTAGGCGTCTTCCCTCAAGGGTGGCCGTGAGGGTATGTTACGATCCCGCGCCTGGGTGAACCTTGCACCCGGAGCGCCGTCAAGGTAGCAGAGCAGGCGCAGGCGTCGCATCGATCTGGCCGCTGTAACACTCGAGAGGCGTGGGAAAGTGGCCGGAACTTTTGTGCAAGGAGCCTGTTTATTACGTGTATCCGGGGCGCTATCGGGTTCCGGCCACCCGGCGCTATGTGAGCGCAAGGAGGCTTTGCAGAATGCGTGGACGAGGTAAAGGGAAGGGCTTCACGCTGATCGAACTGCTGGTTGTGATTGCCATTATCGCAATCCTGGCCGCAATCCTGTTTCCGGTGTTCAGCCGCGCGCGGGCGAAGGCACGACAGGCCGCCTGTCAGTCCAATATGAAGCAGCTCGGACTGGCGATGATCATGTACGCAAGTGACTACGACGAAACCCTGTCCCCCTACTGTGTCTCGGGGAACTTCGACCAACAGGCAAACGACGTCACCTGGGATGTTGCGATCCTGCCCTACATGAAGAACAAAGAAATCCTCTACTGCAGCGATAGCCGTTTCCACTCCGACGGGACCCTGCCGCAGCAGGGGCGCAAGCGCAGCTATGCCGAGCCCCGGTATCTCGGTGACCCGTACAACACCACGATCGGCGTGGTCGGTGTGGCCGATCCACCCAACCCAACGAGGACCGTCATGCTGTGCGAGAAGGGCGCGTACCTCCCTGGGACGCTCGAGGACGCCGGTTGCGAGTTCGCCAAGCAGGCGGGGTACAGCAAGGAGAACCCGGCGGTTCCGTACCCGCATAACGGTGGGAAGAACTTCCTGTTCCTCGATGGCCATGTGAAGTGGTACGGCGGGTCGTCAGGGCCCTTTGTCACACCGAACTCCGACATGGTCGATGCGGCGAACTGCCCCAACAATGGGTACGCAAGCCACGATGTCGGTCATATGGAGTTCCGGCAGGACTGGCCGGCGGCCGACTAGGTTCGCGGAGGTCTGCCGCAGATCGCAGGTAGGCAAAGAGGGTTTTCTGGGCGCAGCTTCCGTCGGGGGCTGCGCCTGCTCGTCCGAGTGGGGTATACTGAGTCAGGGCATGTGCCGCGTCAGGTGGTCGCTCGTTGGAGAACACGTGATCTCAGGCCGGTGGCCAGATACTCGGCCGCCGGTGGACCGCGGTCTCGGGAGAGTGATGGCAGTGCGAGCGTGGCAAGCGGGATTCACCCTGATCGAGATGCTGGTCGTGATCGCGATCATCGCGGTCCTGGCGGGCATCCTCTTCCCGGTGGTAAGCCGTGCCCTTGAGAGTGGCAGGCGAACCACCTGTTCCTCCAACCTCCGCCAGTTGGGTGTTGGGGCGCGGGCCTACTCCATGGACTACAACCAGTTCCTCGTGAACTGGTGTGTCTCCGCTCCGACCCCGGATTGGGCACCCGACCCGAAAGACGAAGCAGACCCCGCGGTGATCACCTGGGATGTGAGCCTCAGCACCTACCTGCGCGGCGGTAAGGCGA
Protein-coding sequences here:
- a CDS encoding peptide transporter is translated as MDQPTSFEEGFDMKAIIGALFVGFVMMPGSIYLGLVAGQSLGPAAEWTTIILFTEVARRSFVTLKRQEIYILFSIAGALTSMQGGVALAGGAFAGKIWDQYFIRSPAAKGMGISNEIPTWVVPNANSPAILNRTFFHRDWLIPGILLFLGTILGRLNSFGMGYLLFRLTSDYQRLPFPWAAVSAQGATALAEASSKEETWRWRTFSIGAMIGLVFGAFYVGIPTVTGCIMSKPLQLLPIPWVDLTRSTETLLPAVPTGFVTTLGSIGNGFVAPFWSVMGAFASAVLTLLFNPYMHKIGVLTTWKAGMGTIETSFANDIDFYFSFRIGVGFAVFAISIYNILVRIKANRDAKEQGEKEIGSWVPPAGRGDGMNWVWWCVGLFVASTAGYVYLCHLLVPRFPLWIVMFFGFIFTPINSLIDATMIGMVGQWVGIPMVREATFILSGYKGVDIWFAPIPISDFGGGAQNFRVIELTGTKITSTIKAEITVWPITLFCSLLFWQFIWRLAPIPSVYYPYAQKMWHLQALQRGLMLTSTVNRERSLFFRAWKPWLAAAGFGFGTVTYTILNVARLPVMFVFGIVRGLGTLPHFVVPEFVGALISQYYFVPRYGARRWKQYATVLMAGFSCGMGLIGMGTVALAMISKSVSQMPY
- a CDS encoding DUF1559 domain-containing protein, which produces MRGRGKGKGFTLIELLVVIAIIAILAAILFPVFSRARAKARQAACQSNMKQLGLAMIMYASDYDETLSPYCVSGNFDQQANDVTWDVAILPYMKNKEILYCSDSRFHSDGTLPQQGRKRSYAEPRYLGDPYNTTIGVVGVADPPNPTRTVMLCEKGAYLPGTLEDAGCEFAKQAGYSKENPAVPYPHNGGKNFLFLDGHVKWYGGSSGPFVTPNSDMVDAANCPNNGYASHDVGHMEFRQDWPAAD